DNA from Bordetella genomosp. 13:
GTTCAGCAGATCGGTCACCAGCATGTGCCCCGGCGCATGCGTGATGCAGAACTCGGGCCGCACCGCGGCCACCACCGATTGCGGCGTCACGCCGCAGGCCCAGAACACCGGGATCTCGCCCTCGCGTATCTCGACGGCATCGCCATAGTCGGGCGTGTCAATGTCCGCGATGCCGATCTGCGCGGGGTCGCCCAGGTGCACCGGCGCGCCATGCACGGCCGGAAAGCGCGACGTGACCTGCACGGCGCGGATCGCGTCGGCCGCCTTCAACGGCCGCATGGACACCACCAGCGAACCGCCGAACACCCCCGCGCGATGAGTCTGGATATTGGTGCGATACATCGGCACGTTGCGACCCTGCTCGATGTGCCGCACCGGCAGGCCGTCCTGCAGCATGGCCTCTTCGAAGGAAAACGAGCAGCCGATCAGGAACGACACCAGGTCGTCGCGCCACACGTCGCGCACATCGGTGGGCTCGGCCACCAGCTCGCCGTCGCGCCACACGCGATAGCGCGGCAGGTCGGTGCGGATGTCGATGTCGCGGCCCAGCTCGGGCAGCGCCGGATCGCCGGGCTCGGACATCGCCAGCAAGGGGCACGGCTTGGGATTGCGCTGGCAGAAGTGTAGGAAATCCGCGGCCAGCGCGCGAGGAAGAATGGCCAGGTTGGCCTGTACGTGGCCGGGAGCCAGGTTGGCCGTGGGACCCGACAGCTTGCCGCTGCGGGCGTCCAGCCGCGCCTGATAGGCGGCGTCGACGTGCTGCGTCATGGGTTACCTCTTCGTGTTCGTGTGTATGCACACCCTGGCGCCGCGGGCGCGGCGCGGTGGGTGCCATGGGTGCGGTAGCGGGCGACGCCGCGCGCGGCGCGACGTCTTTCGCGTCAACGCGCGGCCAGCAGGTCTTCCACGGCCATGCCGATGGACAGGATGCGACGGTCGGCGCCATTGGCCCCCGCGATCATCAGCCCCACCGGCGCGGCGCCCGGCGCATGGCACGGCACCGACAGCGCGCAGCCGTCCAGGAAGTTGATCAGCGTGGGGTTGCGCAGGATCAGCAGGTTGGCGGCCGTGTAGGCCGCGTCGGACTCGACCAGTTCGGACAGCAC
Protein-coding regions in this window:
- a CDS encoding putative hydro-lyase, which gives rise to MTQHVDAAYQARLDARSGKLSGPTANLAPGHVQANLAILPRALAADFLHFCQRNPKPCPLLAMSEPGDPALPELGRDIDIRTDLPRYRVWRDGELVAEPTDVRDVWRDDLVSFLIGCSFSFEEAMLQDGLPVRHIEQGRNVPMYRTNIQTHRAGVFGGSLVVSMRPLKAADAIRAVQVTSRFPAVHGAPVHLGDPAQIGIADIDTPDYGDAVEIREGEIPVFWACGVTPQSVVAAVRPEFCITHAPGHMLVTDLLNSRMAVL